A window of Dehalogenimonas sp. WBC-2 genomic DNA:
ACCTCACCGAAATGTTGAAGGCTCACCGGGGAAAAGGGGCTGTGGCTACCATCGCATTAACCCCGGTGGAAAATCCGTCAGCTTTCGGTCTGGTGGAGACTGAAAGCGACGGACGTATCAAGCGTTTTATCGAAAAGCCTAAACCGGACGAAATGACTACCGATATGATCAACGCCGGATGCTACATCCTGGAGCCCGAAGTCCTGGGATACATCCAACACGATACGGTCACCAGCATCGAACGGGAAACCTTTCAGTCATTACTTAAAAATCACAGGCCATTCTATGCTTACAATGACCGTGAATCCTACTGGATAGATATGGGAAACCGGGATAAATATTGCCAACTCAATATGGACATGCTGACCGGACGTTGCCCTTGCCCGGCACTTAGTTCTGGTGTGCAGACGGGCGAGGGTACCGTTGTCGACTCATCCGCTAAATTGGAGGGACGGGTTGTGGTGGGCAACAATTGCCGCATCGGGGCTGGCGTTACAATTGCGGGCCCGGCTATATTCGGCGACAACTGTACCATCAGCGATAATTCCTTCATCGGCAATGCGGTCTTCTGGAACGGAGTTAAAGTCGGTAATAATTCATCAATCGATAACTCGATACTGGCCGATAACTGCCTGGTCTCAGAATGTAGCCGGATTTCCACCTCGGCGCTGGCCGACGGTGTTTTTATCCCTTCAAGCATGATATTAATCGACTCTCAGATATGGCCCGGTACGATTTTAAGTAATTAAGAGGGAGGAAGAAAAATGACTCAAGCAGATTCTCGAGTAGCCCACTTACCCACCGGAAGTTACTACACCCCATCGGGCAAATACGATGATCTTTGCCGCCGCGCCGAGGAGGACCCTGAAGGCTTTTGGGCGGAACAGGCTCAGGACCTTGACTGGTTCAAGCCATGGGATAAAGTCCTCGATTGGAAAGTACCATATGCGCGCTGGTTCGTCGGTGGTAAACTGAATTTGTCCTACCAGTGTCTTGACCGGCACATGAAAACTGACACCAAGAATAAAGTTGCCTTCTACTGGGAAGGCGAACTGGGTGACACCCAGGTGCTCACTTACGCTGAAATGTACCGCCAGGTTAATAATGTTGCC
This region includes:
- a CDS encoding mannose-1-phosphate guanylyltransferase/phosphomannomutase, giving the protein MSAGVFMKALILVGGLGTRLRPLTINTPKAMMPVLNRPFMAHVIDHLRKHGVDEIILTRGHLAKQMESYFGDGSKLGITIRYIDESRPLGTAGGIKNCEQYLNDTFFALNGDVFSTINLTEMLKAHRGKGAVATIALTPVENPSAFGLVETESDGRIKRFIEKPKPDEMTTDMINAGCYILEPEVLGYIQHDTVTSIERETFQSLLKNHRPFYAYNDRESYWIDMGNRDKYCQLNMDMLTGRCPCPALSSGVQTGEGTVVDSSAKLEGRVVVGNNCRIGAGVTIAGPAIFGDNCTISDNSFIGNAVFWNGVKVGNNSSIDNSILADNCLVSECSRISTSALADGVFIPSSMILIDSQIWPGTILSN